In the Hordeum vulgare subsp. vulgare chromosome 7H, MorexV3_pseudomolecules_assembly, whole genome shotgun sequence genome, one interval contains:
- the LOC123408468 gene encoding magnesium protoporphyrin IX methyltransferase, chloroplastic, producing MARAAVSTAPLSRVHSPTPSVSFHPLSQLRTHQQRRPLTVASALPEVADLPGLSLPAAAAAAAALAAAVSLSDPERRRKAQAEAVGGGDKEAVRAYFNSTGFERWRRIYDPATDDVNRVQLDIREGHAQTVAATLAMLRDAPDVPLSGATVCDAGCGTGSLSIPLASSGASVLASDISAAMVSEAQRQAQAAAASSSPEFRMPRFEVRDLESLEGRYDIVVCLDVLIHYPREEAQKMIRHLASLAEKRLVISFAPKTLYFDVLKRVGELFPGPSKATRAYLHSEKDIEEALRAAGWRVKNKGFISTQFYFAKLYEAVPVAGGSS from the coding sequence ATGGCGCGCGCCGCCGTCTCCACCGCGCCGCTCTCCCGCGTCCACTCCCCCACGCCGTCCGTCTCATTCCACCCTCTGTCCCAGCTCCGCACTCACCAGCAACGCAGGCCCCTCACCGTCGCCTCGGCGCTGCCGGAGGTCGCGGACCTCCCGGGGCTCTCCCTGCCGGCCGCGGCGGCCGCGGCCGCCGCGCTCGCTGCCGCGGTGTCCCTCTCCGACCCGGAGCGCCGTCGCAAGGCGCAGGCGGAGGCGGTGGGCGGCGGGGACAAGGAGGCGGTGCGCGCCTACTTCAACTCCACGGGCTTCGAGCGGTGGCGCCGGATCTACGACCCGGCGACGGACGACGTGAACCGCGTGCAGCTGGACATCCGCGAGGGCCACGCGCAGACGGTGGCGGCGACGCTGGCCATGCTGCGGGACGCTCCCGACGTGCCGCTGTCCGGCGCCACGGTGTGCGACGCCGGGTGCGGCACGGGGTCGCTCTCCATCCCActagcctcctccggcgcgtccgTGCTCGCGTCCGACATCTCCGCCGCCATGGTCTCGGAGGCGCAGCGGCAGGCGCAGGCCGCCGCCGCGTCGTCGTCGCCGGAGTTCCGGATGCCGCGGTTCGAGGTGCGGGACCTGGAGAGCCTGGAGGGGCGGTACGACATCGTGGTGTGCCTGGACGTGCTCATCCACTACCCGCGGGAGGAGGCGCAGAAGATGATCCGCCACCTCGCCTCGCTCGCCGAGAAGCGGCTGGTCATCAGCTTCGCGCCCAAGACGCTCTACTTCGACGTGCTGAAGCGCGTCGGCGAGCTGTTCCCGGGCCCGTCCAAGGCCACGCGCGCCTACCTCCACTCCGAGAAGGACATCGAGGAGGCGCTCCGCGCCGCCGGCTGGCGCGTCAAGAACAAGGGCTTCATCTCCACCCAGTTCTACTTCGCCAAGCTCTACGAGGCCGTGCCCGTCGCCGGCGGCTCGTCGTAG
- the LOC123408469 gene encoding uncharacterized protein LOC123408469: protein MLLLQIMQGATSNHRCATLSTARCGVLPAHPHPRVAVPVPRRRARAVTAVSARPRRGGARGDRSWDDDGGGGDEDGIDESFFGDARYEEEDEPEEEEPPPLGPGRRTAASPESAGGQLRGSDVLRALQRAAAAKEAKKRSKRGAGAARPAATRRKEKAVGEAVTGEVRPIEIRREWAPRIRELELRVQQLLHKHQ, encoded by the coding sequence ATGCTATTGCTGCAGATAATGCAGGGCGCCACCAGCAACCATCGATGCGCGACGCTCTCCACCGCACGCTGCGGTGTCCTCCCCGCCCACCCACACCCGCGGGTCGCCGTCCCCGTGCCACGCCGGCGCGCGCGCGCGGTCACCGCCGTCTCGGCCAGGCCACGCCGCGGAGGCGCGCGCGGGGACCGCTCATGGGACGACGAcggaggcggcggcgacgaggacGGCATCGACGAGAGCTTCTTCGGGGACGCGCGatacgaggaagaagacgagccggaggaggaggagccgccgcctttgGGGCCGGGGCGACGGACGGCCGCATCGCCGGAGTCGGCCGGGGGGCAGCTGCGCGGGTCGGACGTGCTGCGCGCGCTGCAGCGGGCGGCCGCCGCGAAGGAGGCCAAGAAGAGGAGCAAAAGGGGCGCCGGCGCAGCGCGGCCGGCGGCCACCCGGCGGAAGGAGAAGGCCGTGGGGGAGGCGGTGACGGGGGAGGTGAGGCCGATAGAGATAAGGCGCGAGTGGGCGCCGAGGATCCGGGAGCTGGAGCTCAGGGTGCAGCAGCTGCTCCACAAGCACCAGTAG